The genomic stretch AAGTTCAATTCCAGGTTGCCGTTGATGACTTGGGTGGAACAGGCCACCGGCCTGTTTTGTTCGGCGACTCGCCGGACAAGGCGGTTGGCAAGTTGCCAACCGCAACGGGCGAGCCGCCCGTTCCACCTGAACCAAAAGCAAAAGCCCAAACAATTACCGTCTTTACAACGCGGCCCGATACGTTGTTCGGCGCGACCTACATGGTGCTGTCGCCGGAGCACAAACTCGTGGACAAACTCGCTGACATCGCAAAGCCACATCCGGATGCGACAATCAACGAACGAATCACTGACACCGAAGTTCGAGTCCTCGATTTGGAAGGCCGTCAGATCGGTTGCATGGCAAAGGCTACAGCGATAGCGGCGGCACGTCGGGCAAACGCTGACCTCCTGTTGATTGCTCCGAACGCAAATCCGCCGGTATGCCGCATCGTCCGGTTTCCCGACTTCTTCAAGAAGCAGATCGCCGACTACCGCTCTTCCACCGCCGGCAAATCCGATCTCGAACGTACCGAACTCGCGAAGGAAAAGACCGGCGTGTTCACCGGCGCCTACGCCATCAATCCGGTGATTGACCCGAACGACCCGCTATGGCCGAACCAGCACCGAATTCCCATTTGGATCGCTGACTACGTCTTGGCTTCGTATGGCACAGGCGCGATCATGGCTGTTCCTTCACACGACGAGCGCGATATGGAGTTTGCGCTCAAATTCGACATCACGACGCAGAATGTAGTCTTGCCGCCCGATGACTGGCTTCGTTCTCGTGTCAGTTCAGCTTTCAAAGACAACCCGATTGAGGAGATTCGCGACGTTTACCGAACCACCAACGCTTACTTTGGCCAGCACGCATTTGTCGGCGACGGCATTTCAGTCAACTCGCACAACGCAGAGATTTCACTCGACGGCCTCCCCACCGCCGAGGCCAAAAAGAAAATCACCGACTGGCTCGAAGCCAAAGGGCTCGGCAAGCGCACGATCAATTACAAACTCCGCGACTGGCTCTTCAGCCGACAGCGTTACTGGGGCGAGCCGTTTCCGATTGTTTGGAAGCGCGACGCCAGTGGGAATCTGTATCACGAGGCACTGCCGGAAAGCGCGTTGCCCGTCCTGCCGCCGGCGTTGAGCGACTACAAACCCACCGCCACCGGCGCACCGCCGCTCACCCGCGCGAAGGATTGGGTCAACCTGCCCGACGGCTCGACCCGCGAGACGAACACCATGCCCCAATGGGCCGGCTCGTGCTGGTATTATCTCCGTTATCTTGACGCGAAAAATTCCGCCGCGTTTGTCGGTCGTGGAGCTGAAAGTTACTGGATGGGTGTAGCGTCGGGCCTGCGGCCCGACAAATCGGCGCGCAGCGCCGACGCTACAACCCCCGGCGTTGACCTCTACGTCGGCGGCACGGAGCACGCCGTCTTGCACCTCCTCTACGCGCGATTCTGGCACAAGGTTTTGTTCGACCTCGGCTACGTCTCGACCCCCGAGCCGTTTTTCAAACTCGTTAATCAGGGCCTCATCCTCGGCGAAGATGGGCAGAAAATGTCCAAGTCCCGCGGCAACGTGGTAAACCCGGACGACGTCCTCAAGGAATACGGCGCGGACGCGTTCCGGCTTTACGAGATGTTCATGGGCCCGTTGCAGGACACCAAACCGTGGAACACTCGAGGCGTCGAGGGCGTGTATCGTTTCCTCGGCCGCGTGTGGCGCTTGTTCGTGGACGAACAGAGTGAAACAGAATTCGAGCAGGCCGAGACAACCGCAGAGGCGCAGGGGCGCGGAGAATTGTTAAACTTGATCAAGCTCGATAAGCGCATTAAAGACATTCAACCCACGGCAGCTCAGCTCAAAACGCTCCACGCCTGCATCAAGAAGGTCACCGAAGACCTCGACGGGATGCGCTTCAACACGGCCATCTCGGGCATGATGGTCTTCGTGAACGACGCGATGACGTGGGAAACGCGACCGCTCAGCGTCTTGAAAACTTTTCTGCAATTGCTCGCGCCGTTCGCGCCGCATATCGCGGAAGAACTTTGGGCGAAGCTCCACTCATCCTTCAGCCTTCATCCTTCAGCCCTGGCTTACGCCCCGTGGCCCGAATTTGATCCCGCCTTGCTCGCCGAAGACACGCTGGAAATCCCCGTCCAGGTAAACGGCAAGTTGCGCGACGTCATCACGGTCCCCGTCGGCTCCAGCCGGGAACACCTCGAATCTGTGGCCCTCTCCAGCGATAAGGTGCAGCAGTTCCTCAAGGACAAGACGGTGAAAAAAGTCGTCGTCGTAGCGAACAAGCTGGTGAATGTCGTTGCTGCTTGAGCAAAATTCGCGGTTGTTAGCCCGGCCGGCTGAACCTATATTGCACGCGATGCTGCGGTTGACCAAACAGGAACAACTGGTCTTGTGCGTTGTGCTGTCGCTGCTGCTGGTCGGCTGGGCTGTCAAGTCCTGGCGCACCGCGCAACCGTCCGAGCGGCCTGTTGAACAGACCGGCCCAGAATAACATGCAAGCACCCAGTTTCGAGGAAGCGATTGAACAAATAGTGGCAGGAGACGCGCGTTTCCAGCGCGAGGCCTATTTTTTTGTCCGCGAGGCGCTTGATCACACACAGAAGATGGTTGGCAAGGCGCCAAAGAAGGAGGAGGTCCGCCACGTCACCGGCCAGCAACTGCTCAATGGCATCCGCGATTACGCCCTGCAACAGTTCGGGCCGATGGCGATGACAGTGCTGGATACCTGGGGCATCCGCAGTTGCGAACACTTCGGCGAAATTGTCTTCAACATGGTCGAGACAAAAGTGCTGTCCAAAACGGAGAATGACAGTCGCGATGATTTCAAGAACGGCTATGATTTTCACGAAGCATTTCGCAAACCCTTTTTGCCCGCGTCCCGGGTCAACGCTCCGCAGGCTGAGACCCGCCGGAGCTGAGCCGCCTTTCGTTTTTCACCGGCCTCCCATTTGATTATGCACCCTCACATCGTCTCCGGCTCACGCGCTCCGGCCCGCAAAGGCACCAGGGCCGTTTCCGCCTGCCCGCCCGGCGCTCAACTGACAACTCTGGACAACGGCCTGGCCATCATCGTCCGCGAAGACCATAGCGCGCCGGTGGTCTCGGCGCAGGCCTGGTGCATGGCCGGGAGCATTCACGAGGGGCGCTGGCTTGGGGCGGGCCTCTCGCACGTGCTTGAACACATGTTGTTCAAGGGCACCGCAACGCGGCCGGGCGCGCGCATCGATCAGGAGGTGCAGGAGGCGGGAGGTTACATGAACGCCTATACGTCGTTCGACCGCACCGTTTACTGGATCAATGTTCCAAACACCGGCGCGCGCGTCGCGATCGACATTCTCTGTGACATCATGCAAAACGCCAC from Candidatus Angelobacter sp. encodes the following:
- a CDS encoding class I tRNA ligase family protein gives rise to the protein MSSSRRQYPFHLIEPKWQKTWDEQQSFRAFNPGEEIPADHPFAKRHGISGKISAAQLPPKFYILDMFPYPSGAGLHVGHPEGYTATDILARYRRAQGFNVLHPMGWDAFGLPAEQYAVKTGQHPRQTTEQNIATFKRQIQSLGFSYDWSRELATTDPDYFKWTQWIFLKLYNSWFNPETNKAEPIETLEYPAEMTLIEDASKLVLTYDPGQAPTKEEQEEFKRLFKEQFNTQSEKDRREYRDSKRLAYVSEQPVWWCEQLGTVLANEEVVDGKSEVGGHPVTRKPMRQWMLRITAYAERLLSDLDTIDWSDSLKEMQRNWIGRSEGAEVQFQVAVDDLGGTGHRPVLFGDSPDKAVGKLPTATGEPPVPPEPKAKAQTITVFTTRPDTLFGATYMVLSPEHKLVDKLADIAKPHPDATINERITDTEVRVLDLEGRQIGCMAKATAIAAARRANADLLLIAPNANPPVCRIVRFPDFFKKQIADYRSSTAGKSDLERTELAKEKTGVFTGAYAINPVIDPNDPLWPNQHRIPIWIADYVLASYGTGAIMAVPSHDERDMEFALKFDITTQNVVLPPDDWLRSRVSSAFKDNPIEEIRDVYRTTNAYFGQHAFVGDGISVNSHNAEISLDGLPTAEAKKKITDWLEAKGLGKRTINYKLRDWLFSRQRYWGEPFPIVWKRDASGNLYHEALPESALPVLPPALSDYKPTATGAPPLTRAKDWVNLPDGSTRETNTMPQWAGSCWYYLRYLDAKNSAAFVGRGAESYWMGVASGLRPDKSARSADATTPGVDLYVGGTEHAVLHLLYARFWHKVLFDLGYVSTPEPFFKLVNQGLILGEDGQKMSKSRGNVVNPDDVLKEYGADAFRLYEMFMGPLQDTKPWNTRGVEGVYRFLGRVWRLFVDEQSETEFEQAETTAEAQGRGELLNLIKLDKRIKDIQPTAAQLKTLHACIKKVTEDLDGMRFNTAISGMMVFVNDAMTWETRPLSVLKTFLQLLAPFAPHIAEELWAKLHSSFSLHPSALAYAPWPEFDPALLAEDTLEIPVQVNGKLRDVITVPVGSSREHLESVALSSDKVQQFLKDKTVKKVVVVANKLVNVVAA
- a CDS encoding Minf_1886 family protein, whose translation is MQAPSFEEAIEQIVAGDARFQREAYFFVREALDHTQKMVGKAPKKEEVRHVTGQQLLNGIRDYALQQFGPMAMTVLDTWGIRSCEHFGEIVFNMVETKVLSKTENDSRDDFKNGYDFHEAFRKPFLPASRVNAPQAETRRS
- a CDS encoding pitrilysin family protein; the encoded protein is MHPHIVSGSRAPARKGTRAVSACPPGAQLTTLDNGLAIIVREDHSAPVVSAQAWCMAGSIHEGRWLGAGLSHVLEHMLFKGTATRPGARIDQEVQEAGGYMNAYTSFDRTVYWINVPNTGARVAIDILCDIMQNATLPPDELAKELDVIRREMDMGQDDPARRSGRRLFETAYTRSPYRYTVIGYRDIFDELKPDDIRGYYREKYAPN